The Pseudomonadota bacterium region ACCAAAGGGCTAATCCATTACCATACCGAAAAGCAGTATATGAACAAAACATTCGAGCAGCCAAAGAATGTCATTGACAAAACATACTCCATTAAACCCGATGGAGGAGATAGTGCAGGCATCTTACATATAGGCATCGAAAAGAAAATCATTAACAATAAAATAAACGCCTTTATATTCGGAGGAGTCTTGATCAGTGTTTTTATACTTTGCCTGATTTTGCCATTGGTTTACCTTCTTGTTTCAAACAGAATAATGAAACCGCTAAAAAAGATTACGGTCATGCTGACGGACATAGCCGAAGGAGATGGGGATCTCACGAAAAGGCTGGAAAGGGTTGAGACACAAGATGAATTTGAGGTACTTTCAAAGAAGTTCAATAAATTCGTTGATAAAATACATGAAATTATTATGAAGGTAGGACAAAACACTTCAAATGTATCACGTTCTGCCAATGAGCTCTATGCAAAGACAGAAGAAATGAAAAATGTGATTGTCCTGCAAACGAATCACACCATTGAAGTTGCAAGTGCTGTTGTAGAAATGACCTCAAACATCCTCGAAGTTGCGAGAAATGCTAACAACACAAAAGATGAAGCTAGTAAATCATCGGATATTGCAAAGATGGGAGAAAAGAAGACTATTGAGAATATGGAGATCATGGATAGTCTTGTAAAGACTGTCGAAACATCTTCAAGCGCAGTAAATGAGTTAGGAATGCTATCTGATTTAATTGATGAAATAATCAAGGTTATAGAAGACATTGCTGACCAGACCAACCTGCTCGCTTTAAATGCAGCAATTGAGGCAGCCCGTGCAGGAGATGCGGGGAGAGGTTTTGCTGTTGTCGCAGACGAGGTCAGAAAGCTTGCCGAAAAGACAGCAACAGCAACAAAAGATATTGGCAAAACGGTCGTCTCCATTAAAAACGGTACCATAAATGCGGTAAGTTCAATGGAAAAGAGCAAAGAGGAGGTTTTGGAAAGTAAAAACAAGATTTATGAAGCAAAAAATGCATTAACAGAAATTGTCAACGGAGCTGATTTGGTAATGGCAATGGTTACACAAATAGCGAGTGCCTCATCCCAGCAGTCTACTGTCTCAGAAGAAATCGGCAAATCGGTCGATAATATTAAAGAATCTATTATACTAACTTCTTCTGCAACAGAGCATAATGTAAAACTGGCAGGCGAGTTACAGCAATCAGTAAAAGAGCTGAACAATGTAATTGGGATGTTTAGAGTATAACCGGTTTGCTATTTTTTACCTGAACAGATGCTATTACACCAGTATCAATCCGTATATATCCCTGTCCTGTGAATGGTCTTTTACCACTTTGATGGGAAGCCCATTTTGCTTCGCCGTCCTGAATACATCGATCCCGCATGACTCCATGGAAGGTCTTGCCTTGTCGGAATGGAGACAGGCGCCGGAAACATTGCATTCTTTGCATCTCGTGCAGGGGCAGCCCGACACCGATAATTATCTTAATGGAAAATATGTGTTTGATTTTTACAACTTGAAACCGAGTAACGGGTAGGTAGAATTTTCAATGCATTCCTTCATCCTTATGATGTAGTCAGGCCGTATCCCATCCATCCATTGAGGATAACCGCCAACCCACAAATATGTTAAAAGTTCCTTGAATCCCTGTTTATCAAAGGTGTAGTCGCCTATCTTAATGGTCTGAACTGTTAAATCTGTGACAACTTTTATCTTTGTCGATGGAGCGTATCGCTTAACAATATCTTCCACAAGTTTCCTGTTTGTATAGCCTTCCGGGTGCTGCTTAAATTCCTCCGGTTTGTAAGGAAAAGGGAAATGCCCATAGACCTCGCCGATGAATCCCCATAGATCTACGCCTGTTATTGCACCCATCAGGTTGCCGATCCGGTTTTCTTCAAGGATATATACATCCCATTCCATTATGCAGGATTCATCTGGTGCCCGCGAGGTTATCTCCACAATGTAATTAGAGACATCAGCGGCAAAGAAAAAGTAATTGTCCAGCAATATCATGTCTGTTTCGATATTAAAAAAACCGAAAGCTACATCGCCATGGTTTAGCGATTTAAAAAGAAGTGGCATAATCTCTCACGTTCCTCCAGATCCGGGCGGCAATTTCTGGGTCTATGGGGTGATGATGGGGATATCCATAAAATTATAAATATCCTTCCCCCGCTGAAAAGAAATTCTTCCCGTCATTCCGACCCTTTATTTATATTTCTCCTTAAACTGCATAAAAATGCAACTGTTTTCTTGCTGATTGCAACTGAACAAGCTGGTGCATTTGCGTATCAATTGTCTTTGCCGGGCACCCGCGGTGCAAGTTATTCCATGAAGTAATAATTTTATTCGTGGGTGACTACCATCGAAAATAGCCTCTTTAATTGCATTGTCCTTTTCTTCAATCCTCATTGTTATCATCGTACAAATAATCCTTATGAGGTTTACAAAATTCCCTATTCCAGGTCATTCATTATTGCTTGAAAGATACTATGAAGGTTAAAAGGCTGTCTGCATTTGTTTCATGAAGCAACAAACAAATTTTACTACAATAATTTTTTCAAAATGATCCTCTATTGAAAGTTGGTAAATCCAACGTACAAATTGTTACGCTTCGCGGTTTACAAGAAGTAAGGATTACCAGTTGCAATGGAGCGTAACGTTCAAGACCAGAAGAAGTGCAAGCACATTTGGATGTTAATCTTTTGGCAGGTGTTATATGCTGATATGAGGGTCATCAAGATGGTTGATCTTGTTACATAATCTCCCTCATTTAGCTTGAATGACATTTCAATAAATATTCTTGACAAATAATTAAATCTTATTTAATAATTTAAAAAATACTTAAATATAAATTATCAAGAGTTTTCAGTGGATATTGGAAAGAAGATAAAAGAACTGAGAGAAACCAGAAATTTTAACATCAAGAAGCTTTCCGGACTTGTGGAATGTACTCCTTCGCTAATCTCACAGCTTGAGCGTGGGAAAACAGATCCCTCGATTTCCATGTTAAAAAGGATCGCCGATGCCCTGGGTGTCAACATTATTGACTTTTTTATGAAATCGATGAATGATGAAGATGTGGTAACGCATAAAGACGGCAGGGTGGATATACAGTTAAAAAGGTGGGACGCAAAGATACAATCACTCGTAAAGAATGTAACCAGCAAAAAGATGCAACCATTTTATACGGTGATCAAACCTGGTGGTGGTTCTCATGGCATGTATTCTCATGAGGGGGAGGAGTTCGGCTATGTTCTGCAAGGCGAATTAGAGATGACACTGAATGATAAATTACATAAAGTGAAAAAAGACGAGAGTTTCTATTTTTCTTCGAAGATTCCCCACAATTGGGGTAATACCGGAAAAGAAGATGTAATTGTAATATGGGTGATAACACCGCCAACATTTTAGCAGGGCATCGTGACACGTGACGGGTTTTTGAATAGGGAGGGAAAATGACTATTTTGCAGGAAGTAGCAGAACATTACGGAAAACTAAAACTTTATATTAACGGGCAGTGGATCGATACCGGATCGAACAAATATTTTGAAACCACGAACCCTGCTACCGGCGAAGTGATTGCAGAAGCGCCCGTTGCATCGAGAGAAGAGGTGGAGCAGGCTATAGCGACAGCACAGGAAGCATTCAAAAAATGGAGAAACGTTCCATTCAGGGACAGGGCAAAGCTCGTCTTTGACCTGAGAGATACCTTTGGCAAACACCATGAGGAGTTGGCAAGGATCCTTGTGCAGGATCACGGTTGCACAATCGACGAAGGCAGGGGTACTATTTCGAGATGTATGGAAAACATCGAAGCTGCAGGAAGCTCCATGTATAGCCTGTATAAAGGCGAGCACGTGGACCAGCTTGCCACGGGCATCGATTGCTACCTGCTCCGAGAACCGATGGGCGTTTTTATGATCATAACCCCCGGCAACATTCCCATGCACGCTTGGTCATCTTTTGTGCCCTACGCGCTGGCGTGCGGCTGTACAGTGATTGTCAAGCCGAGCCGGCAGTGTCCCGTATCGGCTGACGCCATGTTCAAGATGCTTGACGAGACAGGCTTTCCGCCTGGCGTGGCCAATCTTCTTCATATGGGGCCGGAGCGGGATTTGAATAAGCTGATTATTTCAGACCCCAGAGTAAAGGGGGTCGGTCTGATAGGGTCTTCCAGGGTGAGCAAAGAGTTGTTCGAGTTGTGTGGCAAATACGGCAAGCGGTCCTCGCTCAACGGGAACGGAAAGAATTTCATTGTTATCATGCCCGATGCAAATCCTGACAACGCAGTACAGTATATCTTGCGCGGTTGCTTCGGTATGAGCGGTCAGCGATGCCTCGGATCGGACAATGTTGCCGTTATCGGGGGCAAAAAGATGTATGAGGAACTGAAGCAAAAACTGATTGTTGCGTCGAAAGCTATGAAGATGGGTTACGGTCTCGATGAAAGCACAGAACTGGGTCCCTTAACAACACAAAATGGCAAAAACCAGGTACTGTCATTCATCGATTCCGGCGTTAAAGCCGGTGCTAAACTACTTCTCGATGGGAGGCCGGAGACAGTAAAAGGGTATGAGAAGGGATACTTTCTTGCCCCAACGATATTAGAGGGCGTAACAATGGATATGTATGTTGCGCAGGAGGAGGCCTTTGGTCCCATATGCAACCTTCTCAGGGCCAAGGATCTTGAGCAGACGATCGAATGGATAAACGGAACGAACTATGGCCATTCGGCATGTATTGTCACAGAAAGTGGAAAAGCTGCCAGGAAGTTCATCAGGGAATGTGAAGTTGGAAACGTGGGAGTCAATGCCGGAATCCCTCAACCATATTCATTCTTCGGGCTTGGTTCTAAGAAG contains the following coding sequences:
- a CDS encoding methyl-accepting chemotaxis protein; the protein is TKGLIHYHTEKQYMNKTFEQPKNVIDKTYSIKPDGGDSAGILHIGIEKKIINNKINAFIFGGVLISVFILCLILPLVYLLVSNRIMKPLKKITVMLTDIAEGDGDLTKRLERVETQDEFEVLSKKFNKFVDKIHEIIMKVGQNTSNVSRSANELYAKTEEMKNVIVLQTNHTIEVASAVVEMTSNILEVARNANNTKDEASKSSDIAKMGEKKTIENMEIMDSLVKTVETSSSAVNELGMLSDLIDEIIKVIEDIADQTNLLALNAAIEAARAGDAGRGFAVVADEVRKLAEKTATATKDIGKTVVSIKNGTINAVSSMEKSKEEVLESKNKIYEAKNALTEIVNGADLVMAMVTQIASASSQQSTVSEEIGKSVDNIKESIILTSSATEHNVKLAGELQQSVKELNNVIGMFRV
- a CDS encoding DUF2284 domain-containing protein, whose product is MSGCPCTRCKECNVSGACLHSDKARPSMESCGIDVFRTAKQNGLPIKVVKDHSQDRDIYGLILV
- a CDS encoding cupin domain-containing protein; the protein is MDIGKKIKELRETRNFNIKKLSGLVECTPSLISQLERGKTDPSISMLKRIADALGVNIIDFFMKSMNDEDVVTHKDGRVDIQLKRWDAKIQSLVKNVTSKKMQPFYTVIKPGGGSHGMYSHEGEEFGYVLQGELEMTLNDKLHKVKKDESFYFSSKIPHNWGNTGKEDVIVIWVITPPTF
- a CDS encoding aldehyde dehydrogenase family protein, which gives rise to MTILQEVAEHYGKLKLYINGQWIDTGSNKYFETTNPATGEVIAEAPVASREEVEQAIATAQEAFKKWRNVPFRDRAKLVFDLRDTFGKHHEELARILVQDHGCTIDEGRGTISRCMENIEAAGSSMYSLYKGEHVDQLATGIDCYLLREPMGVFMIITPGNIPMHAWSSFVPYALACGCTVIVKPSRQCPVSADAMFKMLDETGFPPGVANLLHMGPERDLNKLIISDPRVKGVGLIGSSRVSKELFELCGKYGKRSSLNGNGKNFIVIMPDANPDNAVQYILRGCFGMSGQRCLGSDNVAVIGGKKMYEELKQKLIVASKAMKMGYGLDESTELGPLTTQNGKNQVLSFIDSGVKAGAKLLLDGRPETVKGYEKGYFLAPTILEGVTMDMYVAQEEAFGPICNLLRAKDLEQTIEWINGTNYGHSACIVTESGKAARKFIRECEVGNVGVNAGIPQPYSFFGLGSKKNSFYGNSKSRMDSVKLFLDEKTVTLRWV